A window from Kovacikia minuta CCNUW1 encodes these proteins:
- the gatA gene encoding Asp-tRNA(Asn)/Glu-tRNA(Gln) amidotransferase subunit GatA, protein MPSIRELHQQLTSKERSAVEIAQEALNRIQSLEPKLHSFLQVTGDRALEQAKQVDAKIAAGEEIGLLAGIPIGIKDNLCTKGIPTTCASKILENFLPPYESTVTQKLAEAGSVMVGKTNLDEFAMGGSTETSGFQLTANPWDLTRVPGGSSGGSAAAVGGGECVVALGSDTGGSIRQPASFCGIVGLKPTYGLVSRYGLVAFASSLDQIGPFAHSVEDAAILLGAIAGYDARDSTSLKVEIPDYTQFLVPNLKGKKVGVIKETFGEGLDPAVEKAVRAAIDQLKALGAKIVEISCPRFRYGIAAYYIIAPSEASANLARYDGVKYGARVPDADNLMDMYTRTRAAGFGSEVKRRIMIGTYALSAGYYDAYYLKAQKVRTLIKQDFEQAFEQVDVLVSPTAPTTAFKAGDKTTDPLSMYLIDLMTIPVNLAGLPGISVPCGFDDQGLPIGLQIIGNVLREDAVLQAAYAYEQATDWHLRSPKL, encoded by the coding sequence ATGCCATCCATCCGCGAGTTGCATCAACAGCTGACCTCCAAGGAACGTTCTGCTGTTGAAATTGCCCAGGAAGCACTCAACCGGATTCAATCATTGGAACCGAAGTTGCACAGTTTTTTGCAGGTAACAGGCGATCGGGCATTGGAGCAGGCAAAACAGGTGGATGCCAAAATCGCCGCAGGTGAGGAAATTGGATTGTTAGCAGGGATTCCGATCGGAATTAAGGACAATCTGTGTACCAAAGGGATTCCGACCACTTGCGCCTCCAAAATTTTAGAGAACTTTCTGCCGCCCTACGAGTCTACTGTGACGCAAAAGCTGGCAGAGGCAGGCAGCGTCATGGTGGGCAAAACCAATCTAGATGAGTTTGCGATGGGTGGCTCCACCGAAACTTCGGGGTTTCAACTCACCGCTAATCCCTGGGATCTGACGCGGGTGCCGGGGGGGTCGTCCGGTGGTTCCGCTGCTGCGGTTGGTGGGGGAGAATGTGTGGTTGCGCTTGGTTCCGATACGGGGGGTTCGATTCGGCAACCCGCATCTTTCTGCGGCATTGTTGGGCTAAAGCCGACCTATGGGTTGGTTTCCCGGTATGGGTTGGTGGCGTTTGCCTCCTCGCTGGATCAAATTGGTCCCTTTGCTCACTCCGTAGAAGATGCGGCAATTTTGCTGGGGGCGATCGCCGGATACGACGCCAGAGATTCTACCAGCCTCAAGGTGGAAATTCCTGACTACACCCAGTTTCTGGTTCCCAATCTGAAGGGCAAAAAGGTGGGGGTGATTAAGGAAACCTTTGGCGAAGGTTTAGATCCAGCGGTGGAAAAGGCGGTGAGGGCAGCGATCGACCAACTCAAGGCTTTGGGAGCCAAAATCGTCGAAATCTCCTGTCCCCGCTTTCGGTACGGCATTGCTGCCTACTACATCATTGCCCCCTCGGAAGCCTCCGCCAACCTGGCTCGCTACGATGGCGTTAAGTACGGTGCGCGTGTGCCCGATGCTGACAACCTGATGGACATGTACACCCGCACCCGTGCGGCGGGCTTTGGTTCAGAGGTGAAACGGCGGATTATGATTGGCACCTATGCCCTCTCGGCGGGCTACTACGATGCCTATTACCTAAAAGCACAAAAAGTCCGAACCCTGATTAAACAGGATTTTGAACAGGCATTTGAGCAAGTAGATGTGTTGGTCAGCCCGACTGCACCGACAACTGCATTCAAGGCAGGCGACAAAACCACCGATCCGCTCAGCATGTACCTGATTGACTTGATGACCATCCCCGTGAACCTGGCAGGGCTTCCCGGTATCAGTGTCCCCTGCGGATTCGACGATCAGGGATTGCCGATCGGACTCCAGATCATCGGCAATGTGCTAAGGGAAGATGCCGTGTTGCAAGCTGCCTACGCCTACGAGCAGGCAACGGACTGGCATTTGCGATCGCCTAAACTATAG
- a CDS encoding prolyl hydroxylase family protein translates to MWGVGGGEASCMPIEIPMRFETEPLLWTVNDVYTDAECRNFIDFIERSSPTLATNNPMYRDQDRVIRDDLGIAEELFRRLRPHLPEQVYVLRLVGLNSRLRMYRYRVGQRFEPHMDHWYRPSENRVTLHTVLVYFNDDFEGGETRFQEQIEQTIIPKRGAVAIFQHKIRHEGCPVRLGVKYAMRSDVIYEAPESINTLG, encoded by the coding sequence GTGTGGGGTGTGGGAGGTGGGGAGGCAAGTTGTATGCCGATTGAAATCCCAATGCGGTTTGAGACGGAGCCGCTACTCTGGACTGTAAACGACGTTTACACAGATGCTGAGTGCCGCAACTTTATAGATTTTATCGAGCGGTCATCCCCGACGCTTGCCACTAATAATCCAATGTACCGGGATCAAGACCGTGTCATTAGGGACGACCTGGGAATCGCTGAAGAATTATTCCGCCGCCTACGCCCTCACCTACCAGAGCAGGTTTATGTCCTCAGGCTAGTTGGTCTCAACAGCCGTCTCAGGATGTACCGCTACCGCGTCGGGCAGCGGTTTGAGCCGCACATGGATCACTGGTACCGACCGAGCGAGAACCGTGTCACTTTGCACACTGTCCTCGTTTACTTCAACGACGACTTCGAAGGTGGGGAGACGCGATTTCAGGAGCAGATTGAACAGACCATAATCCCGAAGCGCGGGGCGGTTGCGATCTTTCAGCATAAAATTCGACACGAAGGCTGTCCCGTTCGGCTGGGGGTAAAATATGCTATGCGTTCGGATGTCATCTATGAAGCACCAGAATCGATCAACACCTTGGGTTAA